The following coding sequences are from one Salinicoccus sp. Bachu38 window:
- the pheT gene encoding phenylalanine--tRNA ligase subunit beta has translation MKVSKEWLNEWIRIDVPIDELAERITRGGIEVDDVIDYTSEVKHLVVGYVESVEQHPEADRLKICQVDTGEEKSQIICGAPNVKADSYVVVCKVGGRLPGGIKIKRAKLRGEVSEGMICSLEELGIPEDYVPQEYQNGIFIFPEEKTVGNSALEALLLDDQVMEFDLTPNRKDALSMAGAAYETRALFGGEVVLPEHEVAEKGTDGDGTLEIKNEDATAVPYYGARVVENVKIAPAPAWMQLRLIKAGIRPINNVVDISNYVLLEFGQPLHMFDRDHIGSDRIVTRYAEENETMRTLDGKERRLESQDIVITNGSEPIALAGVMGGEFSEVTDETTNVVIESAVFNPVSIRKTSSRLNLRSEASTRFEKGVSHEFVLKALDRAALLLEQYAGGTISTPVIFDGAIDLQDTTIEISEQFINAHLGMNLTTEEIQESLSKLGLEATAKGEVLEVSIPSRRDDLKIKEDITEEVARIYGYDALPSSLPEYTKITPGRLTDEQSKVRIIRHQLESLGLSQSINYALTSHGKAAQFSGSGEALELLMPMSEDHAVLRKSMIPHLVDNVIYNRNRQQKDVQFYEIGKIFISNGTAVLPDEEEMLAGILTGDMNRTDWLGTKVPADFYAAKGIVESILEKLGLEDDVRYEQTARFDELHPGRSADVLLDNEIIGFIGELHPKYAQQNDLDRTAVFEINLDRLLAVRQGNIVYEQLSRYPSITRDIALVVDESVAADTLVRIIETAARKYLVDVFVFDVYEGGNMEAGKKSVALRLTYLNKENTLTDEEIEKLHAPVLEALEESGAQIR, from the coding sequence ATGAAAGTATCTAAAGAGTGGTTGAATGAATGGATCAGGATTGATGTGCCGATCGATGAATTGGCCGAGAGGATTACACGCGGGGGCATCGAGGTCGATGATGTCATCGACTACACTTCCGAGGTGAAGCATCTGGTCGTCGGTTATGTAGAGAGCGTGGAACAGCACCCGGAGGCGGACCGGCTGAAGATCTGCCAGGTCGATACGGGTGAAGAAAAGAGCCAGATCATCTGTGGGGCGCCGAACGTCAAAGCCGATTCCTACGTGGTCGTCTGCAAAGTGGGTGGACGCCTGCCGGGCGGCATCAAGATCAAGCGGGCGAAGCTCCGCGGGGAGGTTTCCGAAGGCATGATCTGTTCCCTCGAGGAACTGGGCATTCCGGAAGACTATGTGCCCCAGGAATATCAGAACGGCATCTTCATCTTCCCGGAAGAGAAGACGGTCGGGAACAGTGCACTCGAAGCACTGCTGCTCGATGATCAGGTCATGGAGTTCGACCTGACACCGAACCGCAAGGATGCACTCAGCATGGCAGGTGCGGCCTATGAGACACGGGCGCTGTTCGGCGGCGAAGTGGTTCTGCCGGAGCATGAAGTGGCTGAAAAGGGAACGGATGGAGACGGCACGCTCGAAATCAAAAATGAGGATGCCACCGCTGTACCTTACTATGGTGCACGTGTCGTCGAGAACGTGAAGATTGCGCCGGCACCGGCATGGATGCAGCTGCGTCTGATCAAGGCGGGCATCCGTCCAATCAACAACGTCGTCGACATCTCGAACTACGTGCTGCTTGAATTTGGGCAGCCCCTCCACATGTTCGACCGTGATCATATCGGATCGGACCGCATCGTGACGCGCTATGCCGAGGAAAATGAAACGATGAGGACGCTTGATGGCAAGGAAAGGCGTCTTGAGAGCCAGGATATCGTCATCACAAACGGCAGTGAACCGATTGCGCTTGCCGGTGTCATGGGAGGCGAATTCTCGGAAGTGACGGATGAAACGACGAATGTCGTGATCGAATCCGCCGTCTTCAATCCCGTCTCCATACGCAAAACGAGCAGCCGTCTGAACTTGAGGAGCGAAGCTTCCACAAGGTTTGAAAAGGGTGTTTCCCACGAATTCGTGCTCAAGGCGCTGGACCGTGCAGCCCTGCTGCTCGAGCAGTATGCAGGCGGCACCATCTCGACACCGGTCATCTTCGACGGCGCAATCGACCTTCAGGATACGACGATAGAAATTTCAGAGCAGTTCATCAATGCCCATCTCGGGATGAACCTCACGACTGAAGAGATCCAGGAAAGCCTCTCGAAACTTGGTCTGGAGGCAACAGCGAAGGGGGAAGTGCTCGAAGTATCCATCCCATCCCGGAGGGATGACCTGAAGATCAAAGAGGACATCACTGAAGAGGTGGCGCGTATCTATGGCTATGATGCCCTGCCATCGTCCCTGCCTGAGTACACGAAGATCACACCCGGCAGGCTGACGGATGAACAGAGCAAGGTGCGCATCATCCGCCACCAGCTCGAATCACTGGGACTGTCACAGTCGATCAACTATGCATTGACGAGCCACGGGAAGGCGGCCCAGTTCAGCGGATCAGGAGAAGCGCTTGAACTTCTGATGCCAATGAGTGAAGACCATGCGGTACTCAGAAAAAGCATGATTCCCCATCTGGTGGACAATGTCATCTACAACAGGAACCGCCAGCAGAAGGACGTTCAGTTCTACGAAATCGGAAAGATCTTCATTTCCAACGGCACGGCTGTGCTGCCGGATGAAGAGGAGATGCTGGCCGGCATTCTGACGGGGGACATGAACCGTACGGACTGGCTGGGTACGAAAGTCCCTGCAGATTTCTATGCTGCCAAAGGCATCGTGGAAAGCATCCTTGAGAAACTGGGTCTTGAAGACGATGTCCGGTATGAACAGACTGCAAGGTTCGATGAACTGCACCCGGGCAGGTCGGCGGATGTACTGCTGGACAACGAAATAATCGGGTTCATCGGCGAACTGCATCCGAAGTACGCCCAGCAGAACGACCTTGACCGGACAGCGGTGTTCGAAATCAATCTGGATCGGCTGCTTGCTGTCAGGCAGGGGAACATCGTCTATGAACAGCTCTCCAGGTATCCATCCATCACACGCGATATCGCACTGGTCGTCGACGAGTCCGTTGCGGCGGATACACTCGTCCGCATCATTGAGACGGCAGCACGGAAGTATCTTGTGGATGTCTTCGTCTTCGATGTCTACGAAGGTGGAAATATGGAAGCCGGCAAGAAATCCGTGGCACTGCGCCTCACCTACCTGAACAAGGAGAACACACTTACGGATGAGGAAATAGAAAAACTGCATGCACCTGTCTTGGAAGCCCTTGAAGAAAGCGGTGCGCAGATCAGATAG
- the pheS gene encoding phenylalanine--tRNA ligase subunit alpha — protein MDTAGILEVRKSFDDAISDVGNLNELQQLKVEYLGKKGKVTGLMKEMKNLSNEERPEYGAKVNEVRTHITEAIERRGEVLEEAALEEKLREEMIDVTLPGRTFSLGSPHPLSRTIEDIEDFFLGLGYEIAEGYEVETDYYNFEALNLPKSHPARDMQDTFYISEETLLRTHTSPVQARTMESRKGRGPVKIICPGKVYRRDSDDATHSHQFTQIEGLVVDRNIRMSDLKGTLELFAKEIFGAEREIRLRPSYFPFTEPSVEVDISCFKCKGAGCNVCKGTGWIEILGAGMVHPNVLEMAGFDPDEYSGFAFGMGPDRIAMLKYGIEDIRHFYTNDLRFINQFKATEDGGATNESI, from the coding sequence ATGGATACAGCAGGAATTTTGGAAGTCAGAAAGTCGTTCGATGACGCGATATCGGACGTCGGCAATCTGAATGAACTACAGCAATTGAAAGTTGAGTACCTGGGCAAGAAGGGCAAAGTCACCGGCCTCATGAAGGAGATGAAGAACCTCTCCAACGAAGAGCGTCCGGAGTATGGTGCAAAAGTGAATGAAGTGCGTACACATATCACGGAAGCGATTGAGCGCCGGGGGGAAGTGCTGGAAGAAGCGGCGCTTGAAGAAAAGCTCCGGGAGGAGATGATCGATGTGACGCTCCCGGGACGGACATTCAGCCTGGGAAGCCCGCATCCGCTCAGCCGGACGATCGAGGACATCGAGGATTTCTTCCTTGGGCTCGGCTATGAGATAGCGGAAGGCTATGAAGTGGAGACGGACTACTATAACTTCGAGGCGCTCAACCTGCCGAAATCCCACCCTGCACGGGATATGCAGGACACATTCTACATCTCGGAGGAGACGCTGCTCCGGACACATACCTCGCCGGTACAGGCTAGAACGATGGAGTCGCGGAAAGGCCGCGGGCCGGTCAAGATCATCTGCCCGGGCAAGGTCTACAGGCGGGACAGCGATGATGCGACCCACAGCCACCAGTTCACCCAGATCGAGGGACTGGTCGTGGACAGGAACATCCGCATGAGCGATCTGAAGGGGACGCTCGAGCTCTTCGCCAAGGAAATATTCGGGGCGGAGCGCGAAATCAGGCTGCGTCCAAGCTATTTCCCATTCACTGAACCGAGTGTGGAAGTGGACATCTCCTGCTTCAAATGCAAAGGTGCAGGCTGCAACGTCTGCAAGGGCACCGGCTGGATAGAGATTCTCGGAGCTGGCATGGTTCATCCGAACGTGCTTGAAATGGCAGGTTTCGACCCGGATGAATACTCCGGTTTCGCATTCGGCATGGGACCGGACAGGATTGCGATGCTGAAGTACGGCATCGAGGATATCAGACATTTCTATACGAATGACTTAAGGTTTATCAATCAGTTCAAAGCGACAGAAGATGGTGGTGCGACAAATGAAAGTATCTAA
- a CDS encoding TrmH family RNA methyltransferase yields MVEPKHIASKDNRRIKELKKLQLKKYRKKQGLFLIEGAHLVEEAIRHDQEVHTLIALEDYDYSPYVTEGMEVITVTPGVMKLLSSLETPPGIMAAVSYRKPQPDGRHVLLLDGIQDPGNLGTLLRTADAFGFDRVILSPDTVDPFSDKVLRSAQGSTFHIEITVADALQSVREFDGRVLGTSLDGAAFLEQMELPEGPVMVVLGNEGRGVSEEVLSNVDVKMKIDMPGGSESLNVAIAGGIIMHHFRA; encoded by the coding sequence TTGGTAGAACCGAAGCACATTGCGTCGAAGGACAACAGGCGCATAAAGGAATTGAAAAAGCTTCAACTGAAGAAATACCGCAAAAAGCAGGGCCTCTTCCTGATCGAAGGGGCGCACTTGGTCGAAGAGGCCATCAGGCATGACCAGGAAGTGCACACACTCATTGCCCTCGAAGACTACGATTACAGCCCTTACGTTACAGAAGGCATGGAAGTGATTACTGTCACTCCGGGCGTGATGAAGCTCCTGTCTTCATTGGAGACGCCACCCGGCATCATGGCTGCGGTGTCATACAGGAAGCCGCAGCCGGACGGCCGCCACGTCCTGCTGCTTGACGGCATCCAGGATCCGGGGAATCTGGGCACACTGCTGCGTACTGCAGATGCTTTTGGCTTCGATCGTGTCATCCTGTCACCGGATACGGTCGATCCCTTCAGTGACAAGGTGCTCCGAAGCGCGCAGGGCAGCACTTTCCACATTGAAATTACTGTGGCGGATGCTCTCCAGTCTGTCCGTGAATTCGACGGGAGGGTGCTTGGCACCTCCCTTGATGGGGCAGCATTCCTGGAACAGATGGAGCTCCCTGAAGGGCCGGTGATGGTCGTACTTGGCAATGAAGGACGGGGTGTGTCGGAAGAAGTGCTCTCCAATGTGGATGTAAAAATGAAGATAGATATGCCCGGTGGCAGCGAAAGCCTGAACGTGGCGATTGCCGGCGGCATCATCATGCATCATTTCAGAGCTTGA
- a CDS encoding M42 family metallopeptidase has protein sequence MDKQLQMMKSLTDTHGISGFEYDVKKVMQEYLEPVSDELVQDNLGGIFGKRNAKEGSRTLLIGGHLDEIGFMVTRIDDEGFIRFTPIGGWWNQVMLSQRMNVVTGSGVLTGVIGSKPPHVLSQEARKKPVDMKDMFIDIGVASKEEAEEAGVKVGDMITPHCDFTEMANKDYLLAKAWDNRFGCGVAIEVLESLKDEDVNINVVSGATVQEEVGLRGAKVAANKVKPDLAIAVDVGISWDTPGMSEKDGTGKMGDGPLVLLLDGSNIGHVGFRRHVEKLATEKGIPVQWSAITGGGTDSGAFHVSNEGVPSISIGVPLRYMHSNVSILNRNDYNNAVRLVTEIVRSLDDSKVEEIIW, from the coding sequence ATGGACAAGCAGCTTCAAATGATGAAAAGCCTTACGGATACCCATGGCATTTCCGGTTTTGAGTATGATGTGAAGAAAGTGATGCAGGAATATCTGGAGCCGGTGAGTGATGAACTCGTACAGGATAATCTGGGCGGCATCTTCGGCAAGCGCAATGCCAAAGAAGGCTCGCGCACACTGCTCATCGGTGGACACCTCGATGAGATCGGCTTCATGGTCACGAGAATCGATGATGAGGGCTTCATCCGGTTCACTCCGATCGGCGGATGGTGGAACCAGGTCATGCTTTCCCAAAGGATGAACGTAGTGACTGGATCTGGTGTGCTGACAGGTGTCATCGGCTCCAAGCCGCCTCACGTGCTCTCCCAGGAAGCACGCAAGAAACCGGTGGATATGAAGGACATGTTCATCGATATTGGTGTCGCTTCAAAAGAGGAAGCGGAAGAAGCAGGTGTTAAAGTGGGCGATATGATTACGCCGCATTGCGACTTCACCGAGATGGCCAACAAGGACTACCTCCTGGCGAAGGCATGGGACAACAGGTTTGGCTGCGGGGTCGCTATAGAAGTGCTCGAATCACTGAAGGATGAAGATGTCAACATCAACGTCGTAAGTGGGGCGACAGTGCAGGAGGAGGTCGGTCTCCGCGGTGCCAAAGTGGCGGCGAACAAAGTGAAGCCGGATCTTGCGATTGCAGTGGATGTCGGCATCTCCTGGGATACGCCGGGCATGAGCGAAAAGGATGGCACCGGCAAGATGGGAGACGGTCCGCTCGTCCTTCTGCTTGACGGTTCCAATATCGGCCATGTCGGCTTCAGAAGACATGTCGAGAAATTGGCTACGGAAAAGGGCATTCCGGTGCAGTGGTCTGCGATCACAGGCGGAGGCACCGATTCAGGCGCCTTCCATGTTTCCAATGAGGGTGTTCCCTCCATCTCGATCGGTGTTCCGCTCAGATACATGCACTCCAATGTTTCCATCCTGAACAGGAATGACTACAACAATGCAGTGCGTCTCGTCACTGAAATCGTCCGCTCGCTCGATGACAGCAAGGTGGAAGAGATCATTTGGTAG
- the rplT gene encoding 50S ribosomal protein L20, which produces MARVKNGLTSRKRRKRVLKQAKGYFGAKRTLYRTAKQQVIKSGQYAYRDRRQTKREFRKLWIARINAAARQNGMSYSRLMNGLKTAGIDINRKMLSEIAISDEKAFAEIVSQAKNALEK; this is translated from the coding sequence ATGGCACGTGTTAAGAATGGTTTGACGTCCCGTAAAAGACGTAAAAGAGTATTGAAGCAGGCAAAAGGATATTTCGGTGCGAAGCGCACTCTCTATAGAACAGCAAAACAGCAGGTTATCAAATCCGGTCAGTATGCATACCGTGACCGTCGTCAGACAAAACGCGAATTCCGCAAGCTTTGGATTGCGCGTATCAATGCAGCAGCCCGCCAGAATGGCATGAGCTACAGCCGCCTGATGAACGGCCTGAAAACTGCCGGTATCGACATCAACAGAAAAATGCTCTCAGAAATTGCGATTTCTGATGAAAAAGCATTCGCAGAAATTGTAAGCCAAGCTAAAAATGCTCTGGAAAAATAG
- the rpmI gene encoding 50S ribosomal protein L35 produces MPKMKTHKGYAKRVKRTGTGKFKRNSAFTSHLFANKSTKQKRHLRKASLVAKADQKRIKKLLSYVK; encoded by the coding sequence ATGCCAAAAATGAAAACTCACAAAGGTTACGCCAAACGTGTAAAGCGTACTGGAACAGGTAAATTCAAACGCAACAGCGCGTTCACTTCCCACCTGTTCGCCAATAAATCGACTAAACAGAAACGTCACCTGAGAAAAGCATCTCTAGTGGCTAAAGCTGACCAGAAGCGCATCAAAAAACTACTATCATATGTAAAATAA
- the infC gene encoding translation initiation factor IF-3, whose translation MSKIAKDQTLINDRIRAKEVRLIGQDGSQLGIKSKNEAQEMADRVELDLVLVAPNAKPPVARIMDYGKYRYEQQRKEKEARKKQKVVNVKEIRLSPTIEDHDFNTKLKNAKKFLAKEDKVKVSIRFRGRAITHKDIGRKVLERFADELSEVATVEQRPKMEGRSMFLVVAPITENK comes from the coding sequence GTGTCAAAGATAGCAAAAGACCAAACTTTAATCAATGACAGGATTCGTGCCAAAGAAGTGCGCCTTATTGGGCAGGATGGTTCCCAGCTCGGAATCAAATCCAAAAATGAAGCACAGGAAATGGCAGACCGTGTAGAACTTGATCTTGTACTCGTTGCACCGAACGCAAAGCCGCCGGTTGCACGCATCATGGACTACGGCAAGTACAGATATGAACAGCAGCGTAAAGAGAAGGAAGCACGCAAGAAACAGAAAGTGGTCAACGTCAAGGAAATCAGACTTTCCCCGACGATCGAAGACCACGATTTCAACACCAAGTTGAAAAACGCAAAGAAATTCCTTGCGAAAGAGGACAAGGTGAAGGTTTCGATCCGATTCCGTGGCCGTGCCATCACGCACAAGGATATCGGACGCAAAGTATTGGAGCGGTTCGCAGACGAACTTTCCGAAGTTGCAACAGTTGAACAGAGACCGAAGATGGAAGGTCGTTCAATGTTCCTCGTGGTTGCCCCAATCACTGAAAACAAATAA
- the thrS gene encoding threonine--tRNA ligase — protein sequence MSEIEIKFPDGNAKNFDEGVTAEEIAHSISPGLRKAALAAKVDGDMYDLRRPIESDSEIELITNKNAEGLEVLRHSTAHLMAQALKRLYGDVKFGVGPVIEEGFYYDFDMDEKISSDDFDKIEKEMKKIIDENVEIERRELSRDEAKDLFKDDPYKLELIDAIPEDETVTVYSQGEFTDLCRGVHVPSTSKIKSFKLLSTAGAYWRGDSDNKMLQRIYGTAFFDKKDLKAYLNLLEERKERDHRKIGRDMELFQNNQLIGAGLPLWLPNGATIRREIERYIVDKEIALGYDHVYTPVMANVDLYKTSGHWEHYQDDMFPPMDMNGEELVLRPMNCPHHMMIYKSSKHSYRELPIRIAELGMMHRYEASGAVSGLQRVRGMTLNDAHVFVRPDQIKEEFKRVVQLIIDVYEDFGFENYSFRLSYRDPEDTEKYFDDDEMWNKAESMLKEAVDEMALDYTEADGEAAFYGPKLDVQVQTALGKEETLSTVQLDFLLPERFDLTYTGSDGELHRPVVIHRGVVSTMERFVAFLTEEYKGAFPLWLAPQQVEIIPVNLDLHYDYARALKDEMKSHGIRVNIDDRNEKMGYKIREAQMRKVPYQIVIGDREIEENQVNVRKYGEKDQNTFDRDDFIWQLVDEIRLKK from the coding sequence ATGAGTGAGATAGAAATCAAATTCCCCGATGGGAATGCCAAAAATTTCGATGAAGGTGTAACAGCTGAGGAGATAGCACACTCGATCAGCCCGGGTCTCAGGAAGGCGGCGCTTGCCGCGAAGGTTGATGGTGACATGTATGACCTGAGGAGGCCGATCGAATCGGACAGTGAGATAGAACTGATCACGAACAAGAATGCGGAGGGGCTGGAAGTATTGCGCCACTCCACGGCCCATCTCATGGCCCAGGCACTCAAGCGTCTGTACGGCGATGTGAAATTTGGTGTCGGACCCGTCATCGAAGAGGGCTTCTATTATGACTTCGACATGGACGAAAAGATTTCCTCCGATGACTTCGACAAGATAGAGAAGGAAATGAAAAAGATCATCGACGAAAATGTCGAAATCGAACGCCGTGAGCTCTCAAGGGACGAGGCGAAGGATCTATTCAAGGATGATCCCTACAAGCTCGAGCTCATCGATGCGATTCCAGAGGACGAAACGGTGACCGTCTATTCACAGGGTGAATTCACGGACCTGTGCCGCGGGGTGCATGTCCCGTCCACTTCGAAGATCAAATCGTTCAAGCTGCTGTCCACAGCCGGTGCCTACTGGCGGGGGGACAGCGACAACAAGATGCTCCAGCGGATATACGGCACAGCCTTCTTCGACAAGAAGGATCTGAAGGCATATCTGAACCTGCTGGAGGAGCGGAAGGAACGCGACCACAGGAAGATCGGCCGGGACATGGAGCTCTTCCAGAACAATCAGCTGATCGGCGCAGGACTGCCGCTATGGCTGCCGAATGGCGCGACGATCCGTCGTGAAATCGAGCGCTACATCGTGGACAAGGAGATTGCGCTTGGCTACGACCACGTCTATACACCTGTGATGGCGAACGTGGACCTCTACAAGACGAGCGGCCACTGGGAGCACTATCAGGATGACATGTTCCCGCCGATGGACATGAACGGTGAGGAGCTGGTGCTCCGTCCGATGAACTGTCCGCACCACATGATGATCTACAAATCGAGCAAGCACTCCTACAGGGAACTGCCGATCCGCATTGCGGAACTCGGCATGATGCACCGCTACGAAGCGAGTGGTGCGGTCAGCGGCCTGCAGCGTGTAAGAGGAATGACGCTCAACGATGCCCATGTGTTCGTGAGACCGGACCAGATCAAGGAAGAGTTCAAGCGTGTGGTCCAGCTGATCATCGATGTGTATGAAGACTTCGGATTCGAGAACTATTCGTTCCGCTTGAGCTACCGCGATCCCGAGGACACCGAGAAATACTTCGATGATGACGAAATGTGGAACAAGGCGGAGTCCATGCTGAAGGAGGCGGTCGATGAAATGGCGCTCGACTATACGGAAGCGGATGGGGAAGCGGCGTTCTATGGCCCGAAACTCGACGTCCAGGTCCAGACGGCGCTCGGCAAGGAGGAGACGCTGTCCACAGTACAGCTCGACTTCCTGCTCCCTGAGAGGTTCGACCTGACCTATACGGGCAGCGACGGCGAACTCCATCGCCCTGTCGTCATCCACCGTGGTGTCGTCTCCACGATGGAACGCTTCGTCGCATTCCTTACAGAGGAGTACAAGGGTGCCTTCCCGCTCTGGCTTGCACCCCAGCAGGTGGAGATCATACCGGTCAACCTCGACCTCCACTATGATTACGCAAGAGCCCTGAAGGATGAAATGAAGAGCCATGGCATCCGTGTCAATATCGATGACAGGAATGAAAAGATGGGCTATAAGATCAGGGAGGCGCAGATGAGGAAGGTGCCTTATCAGATCGTCATCGGGGACAGGGAGATTGAAGAGAACCAGGTCAACGTCAGGAAGTATGGGGAGAAGGACCAGAACACCTTCGACCGTGATGACTTCATATGGCAGCTCGTGGATGAAATCAGGCTGAAGAAATAG
- the dnaI gene encoding primosomal protein DnaI, with the protein MEPINQFLKNSKKIKDNNDKLYDSLIQHPRIIELIENSDFEITRSMIRNDLLQLKRYTEQSLACEKCSSLGECINHPQGYVPSIDVRGGRIHIIYSPCPTKIKDDAFREKEKMIESYHVPKDVKDATFETVFLDPDSNRQEIIKRAIGTSKKIIEGIDTKGLYIHGSFGIGKSYLLGCIANELKDQSVSSIIVYVPEIIRDLKAGFKDGTTDKKFNTIKNAQVLMLDDLGAEDVTPWVRDEIITGILHHRMVEGLPTFVSSNYSIEELEYRYSRTKENGVEETKARRMTERLRALCEEVQLEGSNYRNN; encoded by the coding sequence ATGGAACCCATTAACCAGTTCTTGAAGAACTCGAAAAAAATAAAAGATAACAATGACAAGCTGTATGATTCCCTGATACAGCATCCGAGAATCATAGAGCTGATAGAGAACAGCGATTTTGAGATCACCCGCTCCATGATCAGGAACGATCTGCTTCAGCTGAAGCGGTATACCGAACAGTCGCTGGCCTGTGAGAAGTGCAGCTCGCTCGGTGAATGCATCAACCACCCGCAGGGCTATGTACCATCGATAGATGTCAGAGGCGGCCGGATCCATATCATCTATTCACCATGCCCGACCAAGATAAAGGATGATGCATTCCGTGAAAAGGAGAAGATGATCGAATCCTATCATGTGCCAAAAGACGTCAAGGATGCGACATTCGAAACGGTGTTCCTCGATCCGGATTCGAACAGGCAGGAGATCATCAAGCGGGCAATCGGCACAAGCAAGAAGATCATCGAAGGCATCGATACGAAGGGCCTTTATATACATGGCAGCTTCGGCATCGGCAAGTCCTATCTGCTCGGCTGCATCGCAAATGAGCTGAAGGACCAGTCGGTATCCTCCATCATCGTCTATGTGCCGGAAATCATCAGGGACCTGAAAGCAGGGTTCAAGGATGGCACGACGGATAAGAAATTCAATACCATCAAGAATGCCCAGGTGCTCATGCTGGATGACCTCGGCGCGGAGGATGTGACGCCATGGGTGAGGGATGAAATCATTACCGGCATACTGCATCACCGCATGGTGGAAGGACTGCCGACCTTCGTCAGCTCCAACTATTCCATAGAGGAATTGGAGTACCGCTACAGCAGGACGAAGGAGAACGGGGTCGAAGAGACCAAGGCCCGCCGTATGACGGAGAGGCTCCGGGCGCTGTGCGAGGAAGTGCAGCTCGAGGGCAGCAACTACAGGAACAATTGA
- a CDS encoding replication initiation and membrane attachment family protein: MMMNFNERLKPNTEFMIYNPASFEKSHLNVLNELYLPLIHQDALMAYIYLQESSLHHDTLEIRFHKEIMDELNMPLSTFSELLEKLEGIGLVRSFVSNEAHDDLFIYELLLPLTPEDFFKDPMLSLYLYSHIGPNAYKKKKERLAYPLKPKNITEVTRKFTEVFQAGSGEGFTVPDESFKRENVSSGPNLDLDDFDFDVLFTHLKGTKIDRSFFTREVRMLIVKLSVLFNFNAYDMKQILLSSTTQYAGIDKEQLKYEARKYYQKESRGKLPAISKPQTENKGTEEDSYIERLESISPLDRLNDIRNNQPSDNDLKLVTDIIARTSLPNGVINLLLEYVYQQKNGDLGYNYTMKIARDWEDKGIRSAKEAYQSIMDYRKQMNAKRKGPKDRQGERKPSWMDGGQKPSTKKEVKKQAPPKKEAVQKTAKDDPEIQKMIDDFRKSR, translated from the coding sequence ATGATGATGAACTTCAATGAACGACTGAAACCGAATACCGAGTTCATGATCTATAATCCCGCGTCTTTTGAAAAGTCGCACCTGAATGTGCTGAACGAACTGTATCTTCCGCTCATCCATCAGGATGCTCTGATGGCATATATCTATCTGCAGGAGTCCTCCCTGCATCATGATACGCTTGAAATAAGATTCCATAAGGAGATTATGGACGAGCTGAATATGCCCCTGTCCACCTTTTCAGAACTGCTGGAAAAACTGGAAGGGATCGGTCTCGTAAGGTCCTTCGTCTCCAATGAGGCCCACGATGACCTGTTCATCTATGAACTGCTTCTCCCTCTGACCCCGGAAGACTTTTTCAAAGACCCCATGCTGAGCCTGTATCTATACAGCCATATCGGTCCTAATGCATACAAAAAGAAAAAAGAGCGCCTGGCATATCCGCTGAAACCAAAGAATATCACCGAAGTGACGCGGAAGTTCACCGAAGTGTTCCAGGCAGGGAGCGGAGAGGGCTTCACCGTTCCCGACGAATCATTCAAAAGGGAAAATGTCTCCAGCGGCCCCAATCTGGACCTCGATGACTTCGATTTCGATGTGCTTTTTACACACTTGAAAGGGACGAAGATCGACCGGTCCTTCTTTACCAGGGAAGTCAGGATGCTGATTGTGAAGTTGAGCGTGCTCTTCAATTTCAATGCCTATGATATGAAGCAGATTCTGCTTTCCTCGACCACCCAATATGCCGGCATCGACAAGGAGCAGCTGAAATACGAAGCCAGGAAGTATTATCAGAAGGAGAGCCGGGGAAAGCTGCCGGCAATATCGAAACCGCAGACGGAAAACAAGGGCACGGAAGAGGACTCCTATATCGAGCGTCTCGAATCCATCAGTCCGCTTGATAGGCTGAATGATATCAGAAACAACCAGCCAAGCGATAATGACCTCAAGCTTGTGACAGATATCATTGCCAGGACAAGCCTGCCGAACGGAGTGATCAACCTCCTTCTGGAATATGTATATCAGCAGAAGAACGGCGACCTTGGATACAACTACACGATGAAGATCGCAAGGGACTGGGAGGACAAGGGCATCCGTTCCGCCAAAGAGGCCTACCAGTCCATAATGGACTACAGGAAGCAGATGAATGCGAAGCGCAAAGGGCCAAAAGACCGCCAGGGGGAACGCAAGCCATCATGGATGGACGGCGGCCAGAAGCCATCAACGAAAAAAGAAGTGAAGAAGCAGGCACCGCCTAAAAAGGAAGCTGTCCAGAAGACGGCCAAGGACGATCCGGAAATCCAGAAAATGATAGACGACTTTAGAAAATCCAGGTGA